The proteins below come from a single Balaenoptera acutorostrata chromosome 2, mBalAcu1.1, whole genome shotgun sequence genomic window:
- the PHAX gene encoding phosphorylated adapter RNA export protein isoform X2: MAQEAGDMEDGQLSDSDSDMTVAPSDRPLQVPKALGGDCAVRPFQSTATVCAPVSHYRTVKSVDSSEESFSDSDDDSSLWKRKRQKCFNTPPKPEPFQFGQSSQKPPIAGGKKVNNIWGAVLQEQSQDAVATELGILGMEGTIDKSRQSETYNYLLAKKLKRESQEHTKELDKELDEYMHGGKKTGSKEEENGQGHLKRKRPVKDRLGDRLEMNYKGRYEITEDDSQEKVADEISFRLQEPKKDLIARVVRIIGNKKAIELLMETAEVEQNGGLFIMDIFYIENQKEYENKKAARKRRTQVLGKKMKQAIKSLNFQEDDDTSRETFASDTNEALASLDESQEGHGESKLDVEEAIEVDHSHDLDIF; the protein is encoded by the exons ATGGCGCAGGAGGCAGGCGACATGGAAGATGGGCAGCTTTCTGACTCGGATTCCGACATGACGGTGGCACCCAGCGACAGGCCGCTGCAGGTGCCG AAAGCACTAGGTGGGGACTGTGCAGTGAGGCCCTTCCAGAGTACTGCAACAGTGTGTGCTCCGGTATCACATTATCGGACTGTTAAAAGTGTGGATTCAAGTGAGGAGAGTTTTTCGGATTCAGATGATGATAGCTCTCTCTGGAAACGCAaacgacaaaaatgttttaacactCCTCCCAAACCAGAGCCTTTTCAGTTTGGCCAGAGCAGCCAGAAACCGCCTATTGCTGGAGGGAAGAAGGTTAACAACATATGGGGTGCTGTGCTGCAGGAACAGAGTCAAGATGCAGTGGCCACTGAACTTGGTATCTTGGGAATGGAGGGCACTATTGACAAAAGCAGGCAATCCGAGACGTACAATTATTTGCTTGCTAAGAAACTTAAGAGGGAATCCCAAGAGCATACAAAAGAATTAGACAAAGAGCTAGATGAATATATGCATGGTGGCAAAAAAACGGGATCAAAGGAGGAGGAAAACGGGCAAGGTCATCTCAAAAGGAAACGACCTGTCAAAGACAGACTAGGAGACAGACTAGAAATGAACTATAAAGGCCGATATGAGATCACAGAGGACGATTCTCAAGAGAAAGTGGCTGATGAAATTTCTTTCAG GTTGCAGGAACCAAAGAAAGATTTGATAGCCCGAGTAGTGAGGATAATTGGGAACAAAAAGGCAATTGAACTTCTGATGGAAACTGCTGAAGTTGAACAAAATGGTGGCCTTTTTATAATG GACATTTTTTACATTGAAAATcaaaaggaatatgaaaataaaaaagctgCTAGGAAGAGAAGAACACAAGTGCTGGGAAAAAAGATGAAACAAGCTATTAAAAGCctaaattttcaagaagatgATGATACATCACGAGAGACTTTTGCAAGTGACACAAATGAGGCCCTGGCCTCTCTTGATGAATCACAGGAAGGACACGGAGAATCGAAGTTGGATGTGGAGGAAGCCATTGAGGTTGATCATTCTCATGATTTGGACATCTTTTAG
- the PHAX gene encoding phosphorylated adapter RNA export protein isoform X1, with protein sequence MAQEAGDMEDGQLSDSDSDMTVAPSDRPLQVPKALGGDCAVRPFQSTATVCAPVSHYRTVKSVDSSEESFSDSDDDSSLWKRKRQKCFNTPPKPEPFQFGQSSQKPPIAGGKKVNNIWGAVLQEQSQDAVATELGILGMEGTIDKSRQSETYNYLLAKKLKRESQEHTKELDKELDEYMHGGKKTGSKEEENGQGHLKRKRPVKDRLGDRLEMNYKGRYEITEDDSQEKVADEISFRLQEPKKDLIARVVRIIGNKKAIELLMETAEVEQNGGLFIMNGSRRRTPGGVFLNLLKNTPSISEEQIKDIFYIENQKEYENKKAARKRRTQVLGKKMKQAIKSLNFQEDDDTSRETFASDTNEALASLDESQEGHGESKLDVEEAIEVDHSHDLDIF encoded by the exons ATGGCGCAGGAGGCAGGCGACATGGAAGATGGGCAGCTTTCTGACTCGGATTCCGACATGACGGTGGCACCCAGCGACAGGCCGCTGCAGGTGCCG AAAGCACTAGGTGGGGACTGTGCAGTGAGGCCCTTCCAGAGTACTGCAACAGTGTGTGCTCCGGTATCACATTATCGGACTGTTAAAAGTGTGGATTCAAGTGAGGAGAGTTTTTCGGATTCAGATGATGATAGCTCTCTCTGGAAACGCAaacgacaaaaatgttttaacactCCTCCCAAACCAGAGCCTTTTCAGTTTGGCCAGAGCAGCCAGAAACCGCCTATTGCTGGAGGGAAGAAGGTTAACAACATATGGGGTGCTGTGCTGCAGGAACAGAGTCAAGATGCAGTGGCCACTGAACTTGGTATCTTGGGAATGGAGGGCACTATTGACAAAAGCAGGCAATCCGAGACGTACAATTATTTGCTTGCTAAGAAACTTAAGAGGGAATCCCAAGAGCATACAAAAGAATTAGACAAAGAGCTAGATGAATATATGCATGGTGGCAAAAAAACGGGATCAAAGGAGGAGGAAAACGGGCAAGGTCATCTCAAAAGGAAACGACCTGTCAAAGACAGACTAGGAGACAGACTAGAAATGAACTATAAAGGCCGATATGAGATCACAGAGGACGATTCTCAAGAGAAAGTGGCTGATGAAATTTCTTTCAG GTTGCAGGAACCAAAGAAAGATTTGATAGCCCGAGTAGTGAGGATAATTGGGAACAAAAAGGCAATTGAACTTCTGATGGAAACTGCTGAAGTTGAACAAAATGGTGGCCTTTTTATAATG AATGGTAGTCGAAGAAGAACACCAGGTGGAGTTTTCCTGAATCTCCTGAAGAACACTCCTAGTATCAGTGAGGAACAAATTAAG GACATTTTTTACATTGAAAATcaaaaggaatatgaaaataaaaaagctgCTAGGAAGAGAAGAACACAAGTGCTGGGAAAAAAGATGAAACAAGCTATTAAAAGCctaaattttcaagaagatgATGATACATCACGAGAGACTTTTGCAAGTGACACAAATGAGGCCCTGGCCTCTCTTGATGAATCACAGGAAGGACACGGAGAATCGAAGTTGGATGTGGAGGAAGCCATTGAGGTTGATCATTCTCATGATTTGGACATCTTTTAG
- the SPMIP10 gene encoding testis-expressed protein 43, with amino-acid sequence MASGKDTCPILPKLTNNCSDENSYKPAIKCGEIHLPRFSLKQGMIPRRYVMPWKQNMKFRNVNLKHAEACGIHAGPLEDSLFLNHSERLCHGEDRKVVLKKGPPEIKIADMPLHSPLSRYQSTVISHGFRRRLV; translated from the exons ATGGCTTCAGGCAAAGACACTTGTCCTATCTTACCTAAACTCACCAACAACTGTTCTGATGAGAATTCATATAAGCCTGCTATTAA GTGTGGTGAGATTCATTTGCCACGGTTTTCATTAAAGCAAGGGATGATCCCAAGACGTTATGTAATGCCTTGGAAACAGAACATGAAATTCAGGAATGTGAATCTGAAG catgcAGAAGCATGTGGGATCCATGCCGGCCCTTTGGAAGACTCTCTGTTTTTGAATCACAGTGAAAGACTTTGCCATGGGGAAGATCGTAAAGTTGTCTTGAAGAAAGGCCCACCAGAAATAAAAATTGCAGATATGCCTCTGCATTCACCTCTCTCCAGGTACCAAAGCACTGTGATTTCCCATGGCTTCAGGAGGCGACTGGTCTga